Part of the Synechococcus sp. HK01-R genome is shown below.
GGCGTGCAACGCCTGCCCCGGAAGCTCGATCGGCAATTTTCGGCAGCGGCTGTAGGTGGGGTCCCCCACCACCGGATGGTTCATGTGAGCGCAGTGCACCCGGATCTGGTGGGTGCGGCCGGTGTCGAGCTTGAAACGCAGCAACGAGTAATCCCCCAACCGCTCCCGCAGGCTCCAATGGGTGCAGGCATAACGCCCGCTCTCTCCGCTCACCACCGCATATTTCTTGCGATCCGCTGGATGGCGACCGATGGCGCCAACGATCGTGCCGGAATCTCCCTGGGGCACCCCATGCACCACCGCGAGGTACTCCCGAGACGCGATCCGTTTCTGGATCTGCACCTGCAGCTTCACCAGTGCCTCCTGCGATTTGGCGATCACGATGCAACCGGTGGTGTCCTTGTCGAGCCGATGCACGATGCCCGGCCTGAGCTTGCCGCTGATCCCCGGTAGATCGGGGCAGTGGTGAAGCAAACCATTCACCAGCGTGCCGTCTTTGTTACCCGGTGCCGGATGCACCGTGAGCCCCGCCGGTTTGTTGATCACGATCAGGTGCTCGTCTTCAAAGAGCACATCGAGATCCATTGGTTCCGGCTTCAGGTAAGGCAGCGGTTCCGGCGGTGGCATCCACAGCTGCACCTCATCGCCCTGGCGCAGGGGCGTTTTGGCCTTGCCGGTCTTGCCGTTCACCCGCACAAAGCCAGCATCAATGAACTTCTGAATCCGGGCCCGGCTCTGCTCGGATCGCTGGCTCACCAACCAGCGATCCAGACGCATCGGCAGGGGCTTGGGATAGGTGAGCGACACCAGCTCCCCCTCCCCTTCGCCGAAGGCCTGAGTGAAGACCTCCTCTGGCAGCGGTGGCCTCAAACCGGCAACTCCAGGGCAATGCTGCCAAGGGCCGACTTGCGGAAGTCATCCATCAGGCGCTGGCTCATTCGCGCCGTGTCGGCCGAGGTATGACGCTCTGCAGCGGCCTGCATCCAGAGGGCGGGATCAGCCGTGCCCCCAGCCAGAGGGATGCCGTAACGCGACTCCAGCAGTGGCAGAGACACCCCGGAGCCCTGGCGCTGCTCCAGCGCCGCCAGCAGACGCAAAAACGCTTGCGCGACGAGTTCACCGTCATAGGCGGCCTGACCGATGTCATCACAGAGAGCCAGGTGCAGCGCCGCTCGCTGGTCATCCAGCCGCGGCGGCAGCACGCCGGGGGCATCCAGCAGATCCAAGTCCTGCCCTAAACGCACCCAACGCAGGGTGCGGGTGACCCCAGCACGGCGAGCGCTGGCGACCACCTTCTGCTTCACCAGACGATTGATCAGCGCCGATTTCCCCACATTCGGGAAGCCGAGCGTGAGGGCCCGCACCGGCCGAGGACGCATTCCCCTGTTGCGGCGTCGTTCATTGAGCTGGTCGCCGGCGCGGATCGCTGCCTGCTGCAGCTGTTTCACACCCGTT
Proteins encoded:
- a CDS encoding RluA family pseudouridine synthase, with translation MRPPLPEEVFTQAFGEGEGELVSLTYPKPLPMRLDRWLVSQRSEQSRARIQKFIDAGFVRVNGKTGKAKTPLRQGDEVQLWMPPPEPLPYLKPEPMDLDVLFEDEHLIVINKPAGLTVHPAPGNKDGTLVNGLLHHCPDLPGISGKLRPGIVHRLDKDTTGCIVIAKSQEALVKLQVQIQKRIASREYLAVVHGVPQGDSGTIVGAIGRHPADRKKYAVVSGESGRYACTHWSLRERLGDYSLLRFKLDTGRTHQIRVHCAHMNHPVVGDPTYSRCRKLPIELPGQALHAFQLGLDHPITRERMLFEAPLPAVMQKLLAVLRRRVGGDTPPPAFG
- the ylqF gene encoding ribosome biogenesis GTPase YlqF → MSSPPIQWYPGHIAKAEQQLKRNLDKVDLVIEVRDARIPLATGHPHLNRWITGKQHLLVINRRDMVTAEAREAWQQWFKGEGQSTVWCDAKAGTGVKQLQQAAIRAGDQLNERRRNRGMRPRPVRALTLGFPNVGKSALINRLVKQKVVASARRAGVTRTLRWVRLGQDLDLLDAPGVLPPRLDDQRAALHLALCDDIGQAAYDGELVAQAFLRLLAALEQRQGSGVSLPLLESRYGIPLAGGTADPALWMQAAAERHTSADTARMSQRLMDDFRKSALGSIALELPV